The proteins below are encoded in one region of Planctomycetota bacterium:
- a CDS encoding response regulator, producing the protein MSPSSAEVARTEFEARILVVDDEPDVALLVSETLREADPSWQIETESDPERALARVTGEPFDCLITDLVMPHVGGLSLAEKAKAANEDIALIAISGRGTLETSIEALRLGFTDYIEKPFDLEGLQRAVCRTLRRQVRDQRLKHHFAELAQTKARMEAEQAQISQKLEIASHDLVRSNRRMARQMEDLATTADVARSLMGILELEDLLGLCAELVGDRVSCQTSTIALYEADDGAVGLMVRAHPDSEESPTLCWLRTPIRSGVICRAVQSRKTIHINDLADSVLVDFQEREFWQTGKLLAVPIPFQKDAVGAAVLHRPPEAPDFQAADVKRVTALANVMAPAILSAKVHHRQRCQVYASLEMVAVANEDRFPYLRGHSARVLAYAQPLGQAVGLSQSETGALQIAARLHDIGYVVIPHTVINHSGPLSDDQWEVVRRHPAVGADFLKPLEFFGEVGDVIRAHHESYDGTGYPEQKAGEEIPLVARVLTVADAFDGMTSHRPFRGAISRDDALEQIRKLAGQQFDPQVVEALVGLPPETLDEIADSWR; encoded by the coding sequence ATGAGTCCATCGAGTGCTGAAGTCGCCCGGACGGAGTTCGAGGCCCGGATCCTCGTGGTCGACGACGAGCCGGACGTCGCCCTCCTGGTGTCCGAAACGCTCCGCGAGGCCGACCCGTCCTGGCAGATCGAGACGGAAAGCGATCCCGAGCGGGCCCTCGCGCGCGTGACCGGGGAACCGTTCGACTGCCTGATTACGGACCTGGTGATGCCCCACGTGGGTGGCCTGAGCCTGGCGGAGAAGGCCAAGGCGGCCAACGAGGACATCGCGCTGATCGCGATCAGCGGCCGCGGAACCCTCGAAACCAGCATCGAAGCCCTCCGCCTGGGATTCACCGATTACATCGAGAAGCCGTTCGACCTCGAAGGCCTCCAGCGCGCCGTCTGCCGCACCCTCCGCCGGCAGGTCCGCGACCAGCGCCTGAAGCACCATTTCGCCGAACTCGCTCAGACCAAGGCCCGCATGGAAGCCGAGCAGGCCCAGATCAGCCAGAAACTCGAAATCGCCAGCCACGACCTCGTCCGGTCGAACCGGCGGATGGCCCGCCAGATGGAGGACCTGGCGACCACGGCCGACGTCGCCCGCTCCCTCATGGGCATCTTGGAACTGGAGGACCTCCTGGGCCTGTGCGCCGAACTGGTCGGCGACCGCGTCTCCTGCCAGACCAGCACCATCGCCCTTTACGAGGCCGATGACGGAGCCGTTGGACTCATGGTCCGCGCCCATCCCGATTCCGAGGAATCGCCGACGCTCTGCTGGCTTCGGACGCCGATCCGCTCCGGCGTCATCTGCCGCGCCGTCCAGAGTCGAAAAACCATCCACATCAACGACCTGGCCGACAGCGTCCTCGTGGACTTCCAGGAACGCGAGTTCTGGCAGACGGGCAAACTCCTGGCCGTTCCGATCCCGTTCCAGAAGGACGCGGTCGGCGCTGCCGTCCTCCACCGCCCGCCCGAGGCGCCCGACTTCCAGGCCGCCGACGTCAAGCGCGTCACGGCCCTGGCGAACGTCATGGCGCCGGCGATCCTGTCGGCCAAGGTTCACCACCGGCAGCGGTGCCAGGTCTATGCCTCGCTCGAGATGGTGGCGGTGGCCAACGAGGACCGGTTCCCGTACCTGCGAGGCCACTCGGCCCGCGTGCTGGCCTACGCCCAGCCGCTCGGCCAGGCCGTCGGCCTCAGCCAGTCCGAGACCGGCGCCCTCCAGATTGCCGCCCGCCTTCACGACATCGGATACGTCGTGATCCCGCACACGGTCATCAACCACAGCGGGCCTCTTTCGGATGACCAGTGGGAAGTCGTTCGCCGCCATCCCGCAGTCGGCGCGGACTTTCTGAAACCGCTCGAGTTTTTCGGCGAAGTCGGCGACGTCATCCGCGCCCACCACGAATCCTACGACGGCACCGGCTATCCGGAGCAGAAGGCGGGTGAAGAAATCCCCCTGGTCGCACGGGTCCTGACGGTGGCCGACGCCTTCGACGGCATGACGAGCCACCGCCCCTTCCGCGGGGCCATTTCGCGGGATGACGCCCTCGAGCAGATCCGGAAACTCGCGGGCCAGCAGTTCGACCCCCAGGTGGTCGAGGCGCTCGTCGGCCTGCCGCCCGAAACGCTCGACGAAATCGCCGACAGTTGGCGCTAA
- a CDS encoding RpiB/LacA/LacB family sugar-phosphate isomerase, protein MKIAVGSDHRGFQTKERLKNQLVNQGHDVSDCGAESEASSDYPDFTLPVCNDANVLCLPADLLSEELIRRMVDVWLTTPFEGGRHARRIAKVMAAERYLCGPQGQDAPKKSKKAKT, encoded by the coding sequence ATGAAAATCGCCGTGGGTAGCGACCACCGGGGCTTCCAGACCAAAGAGCGACTGAAAAACCAACTGGTCAACCAGGGCCACGACGTCTCCGACTGCGGCGCCGAATCGGAAGCGTCCAGCGACTACCCCGACTTCACCCTTCCGGTGTGCAACGACGCCAACGTCCTCTGCCTCCCCGCCGACCTGCTGAGCGAGGAACTCATTCGCCGAATGGTTGACGTCTGGCTCACCACGCCGTTCGAGGGCGGCCGGCACGCCCGGCGCATCGCCAAGGTCATGGCCGCCGAGCGCTACCTCTGCGGTCCCCAGGGCCAGGACGCCCCCAAGAAATCCAAGAAAGCCAAAACCTGA
- a CDS encoding L-threonylcarbamoyladenylate synthase, whose translation MKTRVLVAAEGGANEEAVRQAAHALADGQIIVFPTETVYGIGASAVNPQAMAELDRLKTRAPDKPYTLHLAGPEESARYAGPLSPLTERLIRKAWPGPLALVVPDRRPKDADTGGLIEEGIYYNGTVGLRCPSDSVGRAILRAAGVPVAASSANAAGRPPPREAREVLAEFDGKVSLIVDAGPTAYARPSTVIRVREDDSYEILREGAITARRVRRLARTRLLIVCTGNLCRSPMAVGLAKKMLADRLGCDPEELEDRGLEIASCGTGAGGDQPASTNAVETMREEGVDIRHHRSRPMTVDSLLAADYIWVMTRGHLEAVEALAPEVANRAVLIDPDGKDVSDPIRGDLAAYQACARHLERAVAHRIQEIA comes from the coding sequence ATGAAGACCCGCGTTCTCGTGGCCGCGGAAGGCGGCGCCAATGAGGAGGCCGTCCGCCAAGCCGCTCACGCCCTCGCCGACGGTCAAATCATCGTCTTCCCGACGGAGACCGTTTACGGCATCGGGGCCAGTGCCGTCAACCCGCAGGCCATGGCCGAACTGGATCGCCTGAAGACCCGCGCGCCGGACAAGCCCTACACGCTTCACCTCGCGGGTCCGGAGGAATCCGCCCGCTACGCCGGCCCCTTGTCGCCGCTCACAGAACGGCTGATTCGCAAAGCCTGGCCGGGACCGCTCGCCCTCGTGGTTCCCGACCGCCGGCCGAAAGACGCCGACACGGGCGGCCTCATTGAAGAGGGCATTTATTACAATGGGACCGTGGGCCTGCGGTGCCCCAGCGATTCCGTCGGCCGCGCTATTCTTCGGGCGGCTGGCGTGCCAGTCGCCGCGTCGAGCGCCAACGCCGCCGGCCGGCCTCCGCCCCGCGAGGCCCGTGAGGTCCTCGCCGAATTCGACGGCAAGGTCTCCCTGATTGTGGACGCGGGCCCGACCGCATACGCCCGCCCGTCGACGGTCATTCGCGTCCGCGAGGACGATTCCTACGAAATCCTGCGCGAAGGGGCGATCACCGCCCGCCGGGTCCGCCGGCTGGCGCGGACGCGGCTCCTCATCGTGTGCACCGGCAATTTGTGCCGGAGCCCCATGGCCGTCGGGCTCGCCAAGAAGATGCTCGCCGATCGCCTCGGGTGCGACCCGGAGGAACTGGAGGACCGCGGCCTCGAAATCGCCAGTTGCGGCACCGGAGCGGGCGGAGACCAGCCCGCCAGCACCAACGCCGTCGAAACCATGCGGGAGGAGGGCGTCGACATCCGCCACCACCGAAGCCGGCCGATGACCGTTGACTCGCTCCTCGCCGCCGACTATATTTGGGTGATGACACGGGGGCACCTCGAGGCCGTGGAGGCACTCGCCCCGGAGGTGGCAAACCGGGCCGTCCTTATCGACCCCGACGGTAAGGACGTCTCAGACCCGATACGGGGAGACTTGGCCGCATACCAAGCCTGTGCCCGACACCTTGAACGGGCGGTGGCCCACCGGATTCAGGAGATCGCGTGA